In one Nicotiana sylvestris chromosome 8, ASM39365v2, whole genome shotgun sequence genomic region, the following are encoded:
- the LOC138875586 gene encoding secreted RxLR effector protein 161-like: protein MYLANATRPDITFSVNVLARYSSAPTSRHWNGIKHILQYLKGTTDMGLFYGNNCSPDLVGYADAGYSSDPHKARSQTGYVFTCGDTAISWRSTKQSIVAISSNHAEIIAIHEASRECMWLRSIIHLIQDKCGLKCDKLPTILYEDNAACIAQLKGGFIKGDRTKHILPKLFFHA from the coding sequence atgtatcttgctaatgctacaaggcctgacataactttttcagttaatgtcttagcaagatatagctctgctcccaCAAGTAGAcattggaatggaatcaaacacatattaCAGTATCTAAAAGGAactaccgatatgggcttattttatggcaataattgcagtcccgatcttgttggttatgccgatgctggGTATTCATCTGACCCAcacaaggctcgatctcaaacaggttatgtgtttacctgtggagacactgccatatcttggcgatccactaagcaatcaattgtggctatttcatctaatcatgctgagataattgctattcatgaagcaagtcgagaatgtatgTGGTtaaggtctataatacatcttattcaagacaaatgtggtttgaagtgtgacaaactacccacgattttgtatgaagacaatgcagcatgcatagcccaattgaagggaggattcataaaaggagataggacaaagcacattttacCGAAGTTATTTTTTCACGCATGA
- the LOC138875587 gene encoding uncharacterized protein has product MGPQRRLGIYVGFESPSIIRYLKTLTGDLFTAQFADCRFDETLFPKLGGEVGETKWKILWKNLLLSHLDPRASICENEVQKIIHLQRIANQMPDTFTDLKRITKSHIPAENVPICIDVPVGQSSSVIANESKAWLKRGRPLGSKDRNPRKRKTNYQNDTTKESHEEIQDLINYEIHEETT; this is encoded by the coding sequence atgggtccccaaagaaggttaggaatatatgttgggtttgaatctcCCTCCATTATTCGCTACCTCAAAACATTAACGGGGGATTTGTTTACTGCACAATTTGCAGACTGTCGATTCGATGagacacttttcccaaaattagggggagaagttggtgaaaccaaatggaaaattttgtggaaaaatcTATTattgtctcatcttgatccacgtgcctctatttgtgaaaatgaggtgcaaaagattatccatttgcagagaatagcaaatcaaatgccagacacATTTACGGATCtaaaaaggataacaaaatcacatatccctgcagagaatgttccaatctGTATTGATGTCCCtgttggacaatcttctagtgtcatagctaatgagtcaaaagcatggctaaaacgtggcagaccattaggttccaaagatcgaaatcctagaaaaaggaaaacaaattatcaaaatgacactacgaaagaaTCTCATGAAGAAATCCAAGATTTAATAAATTATGAGATTCATGAGGAAACCACTTAG
- the LOC138875588 gene encoding uncharacterized protein: MLLDKQSTTQADYFTTEIQSTLTQEKVKFGKEENLVKAIQKGPWFISGNFLSVRRWEPKFVPHEATLSFTAIWVRLPQLPTEFYDKEVLEKVGRKLGKLLKIDTCTSATLRGRYARIYIQIPLETPVATSVTIGDHKQLVLYEGEIVLCTGCGRIGHILKGWLRRQRQQQPQNHESPEFSNTKQNDVLGHTPNKEKEEEWKVVSFPRRRKKEFNTKQN; this comes from the exons ATGCTACTTGATAAGCAAAGCACTACACAAGCGGACTACTTCACTACAGAAATTCAATCCACATTAACACAAGAAAAAG TCAAATTTGGTAAAGAGGAGAATCTAGTGAAAGCTATACAAAAAGGACCATGGTTCATATCAGGGAATTTCCTTTCAGTAAGAAGATGGGAACCCAAATTTGTCCCACATGAAGCAACTCTATCCTTCACTGCAATTTGGGTAAGGCTACCACAACTACCTACCGAGTTCTATGACAAGGAAGTCCTAGAAAAAGTGGGCAGGAAACTAGGAAAACTCCTAAAAATTGATACATGCACCTCAGCCACTCTCAGAGGAAGATATGCAAGGATATACATACAGATACCCTTGGAAACACCGGTTGCTACCTCAGTCACAATAGGGGACCACAAACAGTTGGTGCTCTATGAAGGAGAAATTGTTCTATGCACCGGTTGTGGAAGGATAGGGCACATCTTGAAAGGATGGCTACGCAGACAAAGACAACAACAACCACAAAACCATGAAAGCCCAGAGTTCTCAAATACTAAGCAAAATGATGTTCTAGGCCATACACCAAACAAGGAGAAAGAAGAGGAATGGAAAGTGGTCTCTTTCCCCAGAAGGCGTAAGAAAGAGTTCAACACAAAGCAAAATTAA